The Gossypium arboreum isolate Shixiya-1 chromosome 6, ASM2569848v2, whole genome shotgun sequence DNA window GAATTGGTGGAGACTTTGGCCCATCCGGAAACATAATCAGATCAGAcgtagggctttagcccatcacAGATATGACATGCGTAACAGATCAGAATTTCAGcaacatgcccaccaaccctacacactaactccgtccaacccaacacatcatgtagggataaaatcgatcCATTCATCCTTACACACTAAATacggggataaaatcaacccatccaaccctgcacaccatagTGTACCGTAATGCGGCACATAACATAAATACGAAGCTTAGCTGCCAGATAAAGGGCTTATGAAGCCCTTTAGTTCTTCCTTCACTTCATCAAACCCACCTCAATGCAATGAATCATACAAGAATGACATGCTATAGTGTAGAATAACAATCATATACTCGTAATTAGATCagaacatatacatatacatgcatCACAGTATCATATCTCAGAATAGGGGTataagtaatgcttaccgaccctacgacagatcacagtcgtcttgggcgactcgTGCAATCCTATAATATATTTCAGACAAATGGGCTCACAAGCCCATGTGGCCCTACAcgtctgtgtggcccacacggcccaaattggccttggcccaaatttccacacgcccgtgtgggctcaCACGCTCAATTGGCCTTGGCCCAAATTCCCACATGGCCCAATTGACTGAGCCCGTGTCTTACACACGGCCTACCAGctttcacacggctgtgtccatcGTGCCCGTGTAGCGTGCGCACGACCTGGTTCAtcgaccacacgctcgtgtactgatacacggcctaccacacgggtgaccagATGCCCATTTGGCGTCGACAGAACGTTTTTTGGCTTTCGTCGAAACTCATTTTCTGTGCAATCGGAGTATTCACCTATTACGATTCGATGCTTAAACGATCCttgagcactccagaacctataaACTCCCTTGCTCACGCAGGACTCAAACTCCAAACCTCCAACATATTAACACtcaacttaaccaccagaccaacagaCTCATTCTAATATAATCTCACTTACATTTAAGCTTAAGTCTACTGAACCAGAGTAAGGCCTTAtccataaaaataccaaaatttgccaaatgcaaggcttgaacttggaacctctCACACATAtccttaaccactgaagcaaatacaaaTTTATGTCATagacaaacaaaaataaatatataggaacatatatttaattttagattttttttttcaaaaaaagtcATTTAaattcgagtatttgaattatgttTAGGTATGACAGCACTAATCAATAATTGGCTGAAATGAACTGAACATCTAATATTATATAAGTTAAGATGAATAAGGTTGTtagatgaaaaaaagaaaagatgttgttggattaaaaaaaaaaagttaataataaatGACAGTAAGTTAGATTAGTGGGTGAAGAGAACTGAAGCAGATCTTGTTGCATTAAAAAATTATGAAGAAACTTtttgaacaaaaataaaaatattcctttgcaaatataaaaagaaaggaaaatgggGCAACTAATCAACTTGAAAACAATGGAGATGCAAGCGTGGGAAAAGGTTAGGCTGTACAAATAATTTTCAATGGAGCAGGTAATAATTACCACTACCTACAAAGTTTATAATTAACGCTTAAATCATTAATCATAGTTTCCTTTACAAAATCCACAGGTTTCAAAAACTAAAACCACTTTCCTAGATATTTTCTTGTGGcaaattaaaccaaattttaaataataaaatgaccCATAAGCAATACTAGGAATTTTGTGTTAGTAGAATTAGAATAAATCAGGTCAAATGAAATTAATTTTTGCATTatgttaaagaaaataaattaattttattatggtCAAGTCTTGAACACCAAAAGCTATCACATCttctaaaattatatttaaaaatgaataaaatatatgatgattttttataaaaaaaaaataatgtatatattatttcatgtttCCATATATGTTATATTTCAACaacttaaaagtaaaaataatttattcacatgaaaacatagtttatatatttaagaAAGGTTGATTGTTGAAAGTGACGCGCAGAGCCAAAAACAGTCAAACCTATTTATTTTAGTTTCTCAAATATTGAGAGagaatttcaatttcaattttagtttttaaaatatatatataattttaaggcACCAATAGAATAATATTATATCATCAATTTTCAAAgagatataaatattattttgcaCTCATATTATCttcaatttaattaaaagttTCGAAGAAAAGAAATTATACAccggaaaaaacaaaaaaattattaaataatttaattaagttaaaagaaaatattaaatatagacaagtgttttttatatattttaaaaattttcttatgTAACATatctaaaaattaatataatttattaaaatatatataagtaaCAAAAATAACACATAAAAAGACAATGATAAAAGAATTTATGTTGTAATTTCTTAATAGAAAAATATTATCGAAGTTGATACGGAAGAAACAAGCCAACATTCCCACGTGGAAATCTTATGGAAAATTCGTCGACAAAACAGTCCTTTGAGAGACTTAAACCCCACACacacaaagaagaagaagaagaagaagagcagAATTATTGATGGAAGATGTGTTTATTTAGTTTACATGAGAAAATATTTTTCGTCTTTTATTTTTTCAAGGTCATTCAATTCCATTTTCAATAAATGGAGGCAAGGACTGGAGATTGGAAGCCGCACTTTGGTGATAGCAGTGAGTGGAGGCGGCGGCCGTCCACTCTTTTAGCATTTCGTCGGAGAAATCCATAGGAGGCTGATCCGGTGAGGGTGACGAATCAAAACCATTGCTGTAATTAAGCTCGTTTACATCGCAGAAATCGGAATTCAAAAGATCCGATAAACAAAACTCTCCCATGTTGAAGTCAAATGTAAAATCCGATGATATATGATCGGTCGTCCCTTCATTCTCGGATTCTGACATTATCGGTAATAACAACTCATTCATTGTTTTAGGTTCCCGGTGATCCCCATGATTTGAACAAGTTGAAGAAGGCTTTGGGTCTCTGTTTTGTGTGTAGTGAGGAGGGTTTATGAAAACCTTGGAGCACCTTGTCGCCCTTGTCCGCACCACGTGTGTCGAGGAACTACCACTACCATTACCATTGGTATTGCCATTACCAGCAGTTCCTCGTCGAGCCGCCTCGGGATTTTTCGAAGGAGCGGCGGgtgacttttgacgatcggaaacTCTTTTACTTAAGTTGGTGTTCCAGTAATTCTTTATTTCATTGTCTGTTCGTCCTGGAAGCCTCCCAGCTATCAAAGACCATCTGCATTAACAGGGAACACAGTTATAAACACTAATAAGCATTCAATCGACATCAATCTCAAGATATAAAAACAGACCTGTTTCCCAAGAGTTTGTGGAGTTTGATGATAAGCTCTTCCTCGTCAGGTGATATGTTACCTCTTTTAATATCAGGTCTCAAATAATTCAACCACCGAAGCCTACAACTTTTCCCACATCTCTTAAGACCTATAAAAGACATGTTTGGGTAATGCTTGTTTTTGGACGGAAATAAGAAGATATAAAAATTGGTGTTAAAATTATACAAACCAGCTCTTTTGGGGAGATTTCTCCAACGACCTTCACCGTGTACTTTGATATAATCTGTAAGAATTTTGTCTTCAAGAGCAGTCCAAGCTCCTCTGTTAAGGCCTTCCTTAGAACAACAAGGACTCCttcccattttttttttcacacttctttctttctttttttttttttttttagttaatgaTTATTTCGATACCTCTCCGTTGTTCTGGGGAGTATAATTTATAGCTGGCTTTCGGATTGTTGGGGCTGACGACTGTGGTCACGTTTAATGTACAAAAAAAATATAGCAAATGGGAGAGGTTTTTGCTGTACATGTGCGGAAAGGGGGCCACGTTTTCAAATTCGTATTAATTTATTTAGTATTAGTATTTTAAGTACCATCAAATATATTGGGAATGGATTCGTGACGCAAATCAGTGTGTTAAGGTAATTCTAAAGtgacaatttattttataaaaatcccCCATCTTagtttctttctttctattttttttaaatattataacttTATTTGGTTATTAGTGTAATAATATAAggtaaaaatttatttatatgtattaaaatagtttatcataacatgaaaaataattaatataaatttaaacttgaaattaaaaGGATAAGTAAAAAGAAGCATATGATAGGGTTGAATGGGATTTTATAAAGGAGGTAATGATACGGATGGAGTTTGATAAAAAATGGGTGgatgttattatggaatgtgTAACATCTGTTTCGTATTCAGTAGCTATTAACAGACAGATTGGGGAAAAATTTTTGCCATCTAGAGGTCTTAGACAAGGGGATCCGTTGAGTCAGTTCTTATTTCTTGTATGTGGTGAAGGTTTATCGAGCTTATTGAGATTAGCGATGAATGGGAGTCTTTTGAAAGAGGTTAAAGTTTGTAGAAGAGGTCCACAGATATCTCACCTATTATTTGTCGATGATTGCATTTTATTTGGGGATGCAACAAGTAGGGGAGCGAGTCtatttaaagaaattttatgtgaGTATAAAGCCTGCTCAGGTCAAAgtgttaattttgaaaaatcaactTTATTTTTTAGTACGAATACATCGGAGGATGATAGGAGACTGGTGGTCAATTTGTTGGGGGTTCGAAGTTCGAATGATCTAAAACGGTATTTAGGGTTGCCGAATATGGTGGGACGGAGGAAAAAGGATACTTTTCAAAATCTGAAGGATAGGCTCATGATAATTGGAGTAATAGGTATTTATCTCAAGGGGGAAAGGAAGTTTTTATTAAAGCAATTCTTCAGGCTATTCCAACTTATACCATGGCCTGTTTCTTACTACCGAAGACTTTATGTGAAGATCTTGAAAGTATTGTTGCAAGGTTCTGGTGGCAAAAGTGACATGGAAAACGGGCAATTCATTGGTGTACTTGGAAACACATGTGTTTATTAAAAGAAAATGGTGGGCTAGGTTTCCAAAATTTTGGTCAATTTAATGTTGGGTTATTAGCCAAACAGGGTTGGCGCCTCATTAATTATCCCAATTCGTTATTAGCTAGAGTTTTAAAAGCAAAGTACTATCCGCAATCAAGTTTCTTAAACGCAGAGTTGGGAAGTTTACCTTCACTCACTTGGAAGAGTATCTGGGTAGCGAAAGGGCTTCTTCAAAAAGGGATGTGCTAGAGAGTGGGTAGAAGAGACAAAATTTCTATCTGGGAAGATAGTTGGATACAAGGGATCGACATAATTGACAGGCAGAACATTCCATACAATGGGGAATTACAGTTAGTCTCAGATCTTATTGATAATACAAATAGGAAATGGAAAACAGATTTGATTAATAGTACCTTCAGAGGGGATATTACTCAGAAAATCCTTCTGATTCCGCTTGCTGATACTGTTCACAAGGATATTCAAGTGTGGAAGGGGGAATTATTCGGCTAGTTTTCAGTACGCAgtgcctataaactattacaagATGCTATTCTAGAGCCTAGTAATTATTTACAGACCGAAACAAaagaattttacaaaaaattataGAGTCTACAGTTATCTCCAAAAACTGCAATTACTATCTGGAGAATTTTCTGGTATTTCATTCCTAATATAGCCAATCTCAGGTATAGAAGAGTCACTACTAATGATAGATGCCCCCACTACTGTGCCTGGGTTGAAGACAGCCTTCATATTTTATAAGAATATCCTACAACAAAAGAAGTCTGGCAGGCGTTATATTTATCCTGGGTCATGAATAATATGAACCAAAGTCTATGGGAATGGCTGACCTGGGTTTTTAAGGGAGGAACTAATGCTCAATGCCGATTATTCTATTATGCTTAATGGTTAATATGGTTTTTCAGAAATAAGCTCCTGTACGAGAAGGGAAATATAATAGGAAGAGATTTAGCAAAGCATATACAAAGACTCATGGTAGAACACGAGGGAGTGAGAAGAATGAAGGCCATTGCTACTACAAACAGAACTTACAGTATCTAGAAGGACAGGTCGAGAGTAACGATCCTATTTGATGCGGTGTTTAACAGTAGAACCTTCAGGTTAGCACAGGCCTGGTGGTTTGGGATCTGAGGGGGGAGTTACTGGCCTTGAAAATGATCATCCATACCAACATTTCCTCCCCATTTGCAGTGAAAGCGTATGCGTGTTTAGAAGGCACAAAGTTAGGGATTGAATTAAGAGTACAGTCGATCAAACTTATAGAGGACtctaaaacaataataaaaaaatgccAAACGGATTTCACAGACAAATTAGTGATCAGAGCTATTATCAGAGACATTCAGAACACGAAACCTTGTTTTCAAGAGATTACTTTTCAATTTATACACAGATCAGGGAACATGCAAGCACATTGACTCGCAAAGGATGCTCTCAGTAGGGGAGAAAATTCGTACCTGATGGGAGAAGGAATGAATCGTCATCTTGCTGCTTTGGAGAGAAGACGGTCTCAAAATCTAGATTGATGAGGCATTTCATGATGGAAATGGTTTTCAATAAGGAGATAGCAAGTAAAATAATTTCTTTGGGAACTGCTATCGTTAGAACGGTAAGGTTTTTGAAAAGACAAATCAAGAAAATGGTATCCACCATTTTGATATGACCAGGGtagattttaaatttcattttttctcttttcatttaTTACTTTTCTTTCTCTATACGATTAGCATTTATTGCTGGTCAGAAAGGTCTCATCATTATCTTTTGTGAGGCCGAATTTTATTCATGCTTTATAATGTTATAGGTTTGGGTCTAATGGTCTGTTGGGCCTATAGTTTATGTTTCTTTTATAATCAATAAAATACCCGgtcttttataaaaaaaaaaaaggataagtAAAAAGacaagtttaaaataaaataaaataagcttTCATTCATTTTGCTGAAAATAACTCGTGTGAGTGGCTAAAAATTGTCAAgtgaaaaatataatattctcATCCGACATAACATAGGTGTAATATAGTTTCCTTTGAGAATGTAATTGTgagtaaattaatgaaatatgctaaattttttaatatttaagtaaataggttgtttttttatatatatatttatgggaTATGCTATTTTTTAAGAGAGAAATGACAACACGCGCCCTATAAGACGCATATTCAGGGCAACAGTAACTTTCCCCTAATGATCACAATTCCAATGGTTACACCTCAACAACCATAATTTTTTTCCTATATAAATCCCTCCAAACTTCATTCTTTTCAATTCAaacttattttttattctttcaattcTTAATTGgcataattgtaaaaaaaaaaaataccctCAACATGTATGGGTTTTTGAGTTTGAgcctttaaccttttttttttggaTTAACACCCACAACATTATGATTTTTTTCAGAAATCAGCTCAATTTTAATGGTAAACGTGAGTTGACCATCAATCAAATCGCAAGTTAATGAAGTAGCCTATGTGGCGTGCCACATAAGCAAAAGGTTATAGATGGCGTcatctataaaaataaaattgtttaaaaaattttctttttttcattttattcttaTCTTCTTTATTTTTCTCCTCTTTCTCTCTTCCCCTATAGCTGTTGTCGCTGTTGTGTTCAACCATCGATTGATTAGACTTTCATatcgatttatttattataatgtTTGAGAGAGAAAAATCAGAGCCATAGATTTCTAACCcttttttttcctctctttttcctgttAGATCTAGCAGAATCTAAGtcgattttcttttgtttttgttttgggttttcttgAGAAGGCAATACAACAAAGAGGAGACTTTGTTGAGCATTGTTTTCTCTTTGTTGGAGGTTTTAGTTACATTTTGGAAGAGCTAAATGAGGCTGATTAGTGGATTTATGTCAGTTGAGTTTGATTTGGCTTCGGTATTTCCATGGATTAGACCATAGAAAAGCCAGCTATACTCGAAAATGGGTTACAATAATGAGTCCTCTTTTTGCTTTTTCCTACAAACTTTGACAACGATGATGATGCCGAAGATTTTGAGACCGTGATAATGAAATCTGATCCCGGACGCAACACTCGCAATCAATCTTCGTATTTGTTTAAGCCTTCAGCTGCGGCAAGCTTAATAAGGGCTAAGGAAGATGGATTGGATGTTGATGATGGTGGGGAGGAGGAGGATGAGGATGGAGATAGAGATGAATAATAACAACGATGATGATACGAGAGATTTTGGGATGTTTATGGTGAGATCGAAGGTGAGGAGTGAAAGGGAAATAAGTAGTAGTGGGGGTTGGGACAGTGAGGAGTGAGAGGGAAGGCGACAGTGGTTTTGGGATGTTTAGGGAGAAAGTGAAATGGAGAGAGCTTATTGGAGTTGGAGATGGGCAGACTGCAAGAgcaaagggaaagaaaaaaaaatgagaaagggTAGACATATTTGAAATTGGTCAAGCATGCATCTATCTACGGTTGATTGACGATCAACTCACATATCCCATTAAAATTGGGTTGACTTTTAGAAAATCATAATGTTAAGGGTGTCAATccaaaaaaaaaaggataaaggTGCAAACCCCAAAACCCATAATTTAATTCTCttgataatttaattttaaatgattttctgaatcttatttttcttcaattttattttattccttataatttttaaaatgacAAATCAAATTATTCGTTTGGATGACAAGTACATCTCCAACATTCAATAACAAAAggtaagaaaatattattaaattaataaattttaattagttaattattatGTTGTCAACAttattaatcttttatgtttGTACTTAGGTCAAAGATCAGATTTTGGAGATGTACATACACAATTTAAATGTGAGTGCATCGGTTGTCATTCATGGGCACTTACGAGATACGAGATTCTTATACGTGGTATGCATGCTTTGGGGGATTAAATTGGATCTCCCATTTATCAGTGCTTTAGTGGAAAGATGGAGACTGAAGGCATACACATTTCATCTTTCCTACGATGAGTGTACAATCACACTCGAGGATATTGGTTTACAACTCAGTCTACCGGTCAGTGGGGAAGTCATTATGAGGCCATTGGCGAGTGCTGATTGAAGTGCAACATGCAACCAACTACTAAAGAAGGTGTCGAACAAGTTTATGGCTATATGGATCAAGATGGGATAGTTGTAGGACAACTTCAAACATATAGAGGTTTTCTCGAGTGATATTGAAAAAGAACAATTCGTGCGTGTATTCATCTTGAAGTTGACCGAGGTCTGCTTATGCCTGATAAATCTCGAAATCTGGTACATTTAAGGTGGCTACTACTACTAGTCGACTTGAAAGAAGTGGGACGGCTTAGTTGGGGACTGCAGTGCTGGCGATATTATATCG harbors:
- the LOC108472602 gene encoding transcription factor MYB1-like produces the protein MGRSPCCSKEGLNRGAWTALEDKILTDYIKVHGEGRWRNLPKRAGLKRCGKSCRLRWLNYLRPDIKRGNISPDEEELIIKLHKLLGNRWSLIAGRLPGRTDNEIKNYWNTNLSKRVSDRQKSPAAPSKNPEAARRGTAGNGNTNGNGSGSSSTHVVRTRATRCSKVFINPPHYTQNRDPKPSSTCSNHGDHREPKTMNELLLPIMSESENEGTTDHISSDFTFDFNMGEFCLSDLLNSDFCDVNELNYSNGFDSSPSPDQPPMDFSDEMLKEWTAAASTHCYHQSAASNLQSLPPFIENGIE